One segment of Salvelinus alpinus chromosome 1, SLU_Salpinus.1, whole genome shotgun sequence DNA contains the following:
- the LOC139537340 gene encoding cyclin-dependent kinase 2-associated protein 1 isoform X2, which yields MDASPSPQTKTVGNIQSPSAANLATLQSYRPLVNDVYAPPSLGFTQGSSSSQVPQSKYSELLAIIEELGKEIRPTYAGSKSAMERIKRGIIHARGLVRECLAETERNARS from the exons ATGGATGCGTCTCCAAGTCCCCAGACAAAGACAG TTGGAAACATCCAGTCTCCGTCAGCAGCCAACTTGGCCACGTTGCAGTCCTACAGGCCGCTGGTGAACGATGTTTACGCACCACCCTCCTTGGGCTTCACACAG GGATCCAGCAGCAGCCAGGTACCCCAGAGTAAGTATTCAGAGCTGCTGGCCATCATCGAGGAACTAGGGAAGGAGATCCGGCCCACCTACGCCGGCAGCAAGAGTGCCATGGAGAGAATAAAACGAG GTATCATCCATGCCAGGGGACTGGTGCGGGAGTGCTTGGCAGAGACTGAGAGAAATGCCAGGTCCTAG
- the LOC139537340 gene encoding cyclin-dependent kinase 2-associated protein 1 isoform X1 produces the protein MSLGMSYKPNVHQHIPGTSGNQVGNIQSPSAANLATLQSYRPLVNDVYAPPSLGFTQGSSSSQVPQSKYSELLAIIEELGKEIRPTYAGSKSAMERIKRGIIHARGLVRECLAETERNARS, from the exons ATGTCTCTGGGAATGTCTtacaaacccaatgtccaccagCACATTCCAGGAACTTCTGGGAACCAGG TTGGAAACATCCAGTCTCCGTCAGCAGCCAACTTGGCCACGTTGCAGTCCTACAGGCCGCTGGTGAACGATGTTTACGCACCACCCTCCTTGGGCTTCACACAG GGATCCAGCAGCAGCCAGGTACCCCAGAGTAAGTATTCAGAGCTGCTGGCCATCATCGAGGAACTAGGGAAGGAGATCCGGCCCACCTACGCCGGCAGCAAGAGTGCCATGGAGAGAATAAAACGAG GTATCATCCATGCCAGGGGACTGGTGCGGGAGTGCTTGGCAGAGACTGAGAGAAATGCCAGGTCCTAG